The nucleotide window CGAATGCCGCATCGGGTGCGCCGCCGGGGTGCCTGAGCGGGCGGGTCGGGGTGGCGCTGGTACCGTGTAATCAGCTCGGCGGCCGCGCCGACCTGCCACCGATTGGATGCCTGCCCCGTGAAATCCTGGACGTTCACCACCTACACGGTCGCCGCCTTCGCCTGCAGCGGCCTGGCCGTGGCCCTCCTGATCGTCAATGCCGCCACGAACAGCGTGATGCTGTCGGTTCTGCTGCCGGTGGCGATCGTCGCCCTCGTGGCCGGCGGCATCCTGTCGGTGCGAGCCAGACTGCTGCGTTACCGCGACCGGGACCTCACCAAGCGCTGAGCTCCCCGGCGCCGGCCATATCGAGGCGCCGGCAACCCTGCTACGTTCCCCAGCAGCGGGCGCCCGCCTGCCGGCAGACCGCCGGGTGCGCCAGGGCCCCGTTCACCCGGGGAGCCCACGCCATGACCGACACGTCGCCGCCGCACGGCCGCCCGCGGCCGCCCGTGGTCCGGTCGGCGGCGGGCGGGGCGGGCGGCGGGGCCGGTTCACGTCCACCCGCACCACCACCCTCAGGGTCGCCGCCCACGCCGCCGCCGGATGCCCGCTCCGCGCCGCCCACTCCCCCTCCGCCGCCTCCGCCACCTCCGGGCGGTCCGGCAGGTCCGCCCGCTCCGGCCGCGGAGCCGCGCGCCGCCGGACAGGGCCCGGCACCCCTGTGGCGCACCCTGCTCTACGTACTCCTTCCCACGGTGGGGCTTCTCCTGCTGGTCCTGGCGTTCTTCTTCGCCCTGTCCGGTCGCAGCGGCCCCGTGGATCTCCGCGCCACCGGGTCTCCGGGCACCAACCTCAGCGTGCAGATTCCCAATGCTGCCGTCACCCTCGAGCCGAGCACAGACGACAGTGTGCACGTGCGCATGACGGGGTCGTTCTTCGGCACCGAACCGACCCTCACGGTACGCACGGAGGGCGGTGTCACCGAGGTGCGCGGCGGCTGCGAGGCCCAGCTGTTCTCCCGCTGCGCCATCAGCGTCGCCGTGCAACTGCCTCGCGTGCTGCCGGTCACGGTCGTCGGTGAGAACGGCCGCATCGCGGCATCCGGGCTCACCGGCCGGGTCACCCTCACCACGACCAACGGCGCGATCGAGACCGAGGGCACAGTGGGCCGGGTGGATCTGCAGACCACCAACGGCGACATCCGCGTTCGTGACGCCACCTCCAAGTCCGTGGCCGCCGCCACCACCAACGGCTCTGTCGAGCTGACCTTCGCCGACGCCCCCGACTCCGTGGACGCCGGCAGCACCAACGGCTCGATCACCGTGCGGGTGCCCGTGGCCGGAGTGAGCTACCTGGTCTCCGCCCGCACCACGAACGGCACCGTCAACTCGGATGCCGTGCCCTCCGACAGCACCTCCCGGCGGTCGATCACCGCGCAGACCACCAACGGCGGCATCACCGTCGAGGCGATCGGCTAGTGTCGGCGCGGGGCGGCATCTGGCAGGATGGCGGCATGAGTGAGCAGCAGACGGGTTCCGTCGTGGCCGTGAGCCGCGACGAGAAGCACCGGTTCAGCAAACCCGTTGTGCCCAGCATCCGCCTGCTGGCCGGCTACGGCATCGAGGGCGACTCGCACGCCGGTGCCACCACCCAGCACCGCTACCTGATCCGCACCGACCCCGGCCGGGCCAACCTCACCCAGGTGCATCTGGTGCGTTCGGAGCTCTTCGACGAGCTCGCCGACGCCGGATTCACCGTGGCGGCCGGGCAGCTCGGCGAGAATGTCACCACCGCCGGGCTCGACCTGCTCGCCCTCCCGGTCGGCACCCGCCTGCACCTCGGCGCCGACGCCGTCGTGGAGGTCACCGGCATGCGCGACCCGTGCTCGATGATCGACAAGTTCCAGCCCGGCCTCAAGGGCGAGCTCAAGAGCACGGATGCGTCGGGCGACATCCTGCGCCGGGCCGGCATCATGGGCATCGTCGTGGTGGACGGCACCGTGGCCCCGGGAGACGAGCTGCGCGTGGAACTGCCCGCCGGCGAACACCGTCCGCTCGGCGTGGTGTAGCCCAGTCAGCGCGCCATCCGGCGACTCTCACGATCCACCCCTGCACCGACTTACGGCAAAGCACCCCTTCGGTGGCCCGGAGAGGGCGCTTTGCGGCAAGTCGAAACGGGCGCATGCGCCGACTTCCGGCAAAGTGCCCCTTCGAGGGCCCGCAAGGGGCGTTTTGGCGCAACTCGGGAGGGGCTGGGCGGCGGGCGGGACGGCTCAGGCGCGGCTGGAGCGCCAGCGGCGATGCGCGAGGGGGCGGCCGGGCGAGGCGGGAGGCAGGTCGATGCCGGAGAACGGTTCACCGGCGCGGAGCAGGGTGCCCGCCGTGTCGAAGGCACGGATCAGCTCGTCGACGGTGAGACGGAGGGCCTCGGCGTGGAACAGCCCCGTCAGCAGGCTCACGCTGACGCGGGTGCCGCCGGCGGCAGGTTCGGTCCAGACGGCGATCTTCGCGTAGCCGTACGGGCGGCCCGCGAGCCGCAGGATCAGGGGCAGGCCGGCGATCTCGGACAGGAACTCCGTCAGCAGCGTTCCGTACTGGTATAGCACCACACCGTCGACACGCTCGCCGACCGGCGTATAGCGGCGCCCGGCCATGGCTGTGTGAGCGAAAGCGTGCGCGGTGGCCTCGTCGACCGACACCTCGAGCCACCGGGCAGGCAGGTGCTTCGTGGCATTCGCGGAGCGCGCGGCGGCACGGGTCGCAGCACGCTCCGCTGCACGCGTCGGAGCACTCGAGGTCGCAGCGCCTGAGGTGGCAGCGCCAGACGACTCAGCAGGCGACCCACCCCGGGACCCGGCGCTCACCGGCCGCGACCCCGGCGCATCCGCTGGTCTAGATCTCTTCGGTCGGGTGGAACCACGGCGGGTACACGGCGACCTTGGGCTTGTGGCTCAGGGTGGCGAGGATCGGCTTGACCGCGTCCCGCACCCTGTCGTTGGCGACGCCGATGAGGGTGATCAGGCCGAACGGGACCTCGCCGGGCACGAGCAGCTCGGCCTTGAGGATCGTGTCGGAGTCGAGGTCGGCGCGGAGGGTGCGTAGCAGGCGGTCGGCCGAGTCGGTCGTGGAGCCGAAGCGGGTGCTGGCGAAGGCTGCGTCGCCGTCGGTGACAGCGAACGGGGTCTCGGCGTCGTCGGCGGCGTCGAGCACCTTCTTGACCGTCGAGACCAGGATCACGAAGTCGAACGCCGCGGCGTCGTGGGCGTCGTCGGACAGGCGCGGGTCGAGGGACTGGGCGCGGATGTTCTCCCAGACCAGTGCGTTCGGCGAGAGGAAGAACGGCACGTGGTCGGCGACAGCGAGGCTGTCGGGGCCGGAGACGCGCGCGTCGCGGCGGGCATCACGGTTCGCGGGCGAGGAGATGTCGACGACCGGACGGGTTTCCCAGTCTTCGCTGCTGTCGGCCAGCAGCCGGCCGGTGGCGAGAATGCCGGGCAGGTTGCGGATGTGGGTGAGGTGGTAGATGCGCTGTTCGCCGACATTGTCGTCGTGGCGCTTGGTCTTGGCGGTGCCGGTGGTGATCGGCGCGGCGATGGTGCGCAGGGCGGTGGGAGCCTCAGGGGTGCGCGCGCGGCTGGCGCGCGGGGCTCGCACGGCGGGTACGGTCGATGCGACGGGGGCGGCGGGTGGGAAACACAGGGCGCAGAGCTCCCCGTCCAGTCCGTGGATGCATTCCTCGTTCACAACTCAACCCTTCGTGTGCGCAGGCTCGCTGCGCGCCGGATTCGACGGGAGTGTGCCTACCTATCTAAGTTACGGTCATTTCGCGGGCCCCGGTGACAGAACCGGGACAATCCGGGGCTGAACAGGTGACAATCCGGACCCAATCGGGCATCCGGGGCGCTCCCCTGGCGTGTCCCGCGTCGCGCCGGCACCGAGTGAAGGCCTTGGTCGATGTGGCCGAACGGCGTATTTTGCCTGCATGGGAGCGAACGTCAGATTGTTCTGGGTCCTCGCCGGGTTCTTCCTGGTGGCCGATGTTGCCTACACGGTCTGGAATCTGATCGTCTATGCCCAGCACGTGAACAATCCCGGCGCATCGACCCAGACCCTCCCGCCCGTGGACTGGGTGGGCACGGTCGTTCTCGGGCTCACCTTCGTGCTGGCGGCGTTCATAGCCTTCTACCTCGGCCGAGTGCACAAAGCCCAGGGCGGTGAGCTGCCCCAGGACAACGTGAACGGCAATATCGACGACGACGACCCGGAGCTCGGCTTCTACAGCCCGTTCAGCTGGTGGCCGATCCTCGTCGCCGCCTCCCTCGCCCTCGTCTTCCTCGGGCTCGCGGTGGGTGTCTGGATCTCCATCATCGGCGTGGGCGTGGGCCTGATCGCCCTGGTCGGCTGGACCTACGAGTACTACCGGGGCTTCTTCGCCCGCTGAGCGTCACCACCCCGGCCGGGGCCGCTACTCCATCGAGAAGTCGGCGAAGTCGAAGCCGGGTGACACCAGGCAGCTCACCAGGGCGTCCTCGTCGCTCGGCAGGGTGCGCTGCCAGACGTTCGCGCCGATGATCACCTGGCTGCGCTCCCCGCGCAGCAGCCGCCCGCCGACGACCGGGCTGACCTCGGCATCCGGCTCGTCGCCGACCCCGCCCAGCTCCAACTGCACGGTGCCCTGCCCGTTCCAGATCCAGATCTCGCTGGACGACACCCGGTGCCAGGCCGAGAATTCGCCGGCCGGCAGCAGGAAGTGAATGAGGGTGGCCGCGGGACGCACGCGCTCGCTGCCGTCGGCATCCGTGAGCGTCACCGGCACCGGTGAGGTCCAGGTGCGCCGGTACCAGCCGCCCTCCGGATGCGGTTCGAGGCCGAGCTCGATCGCCAGCGCCGGGCGCTCCAGGCGTTCGATGAACTCGCCGGATGCCGTGCGGCGGGTCGCGAGTCGGCTGTCTAGATCGTGCGTTGCCATCGAATGTCTCCCGAGATGATTGTGGCCAGGTTGTGTCCGTCGCCCGCTTCGACGAGAGCGGCGACGACGTCGTGAGCGGTGGGCGCGAGGGTGTCGAGCACCGCGAAGTCGGCGAGGGCGCCGACGTCGAGGCTGCCGATTCTATGGTCGCCGGTCTCCATGCCCATTGCCACGGCGCCGCCGAGCGTGGCCGCGTGCAGCAGCCGAGCGTGCAGATCGGTCTCGGCGTAGCCCTGAGCGCGGGCGAGCGCATAGAGGGCGGCGACGTCGCCCATCAGGTCCAGCGACGGAGTGGACGACAGCGAATCGGTGCCCACCGCGATGCGGTTGCCCTCGCGCAGATAGGCGGCAACGGGGGCCTCGTCGAGGCCGATCACCGCGTTCGAGCGGGGGCACAGCGCCACGGCCGTGTGGGTGCGGCGCAGGATGGCGCGGTCCTCCGCATCCGCGTAGATACCGTGCGCGATGTGGCAGTCGGGGCCGAGCGCCCCGATGGATTCGGCGTAAGCGACCGGGCGGCGCTGGGTGCCGCCGGCCCTGAGCACGGCGAACTCGCTGTAGCCCCAGTTGCGCCACTGGTCGGCCAGCTGGCCAGTGCCGCTGAGGGTGTATTCGGCCTCCCAGGCCGATTCGGCCAGATGCATGTGGCGGCGCACGCCGAGCTCTTCCGACAGGGTGGACAGGTCGCGGATGACCTCGGTGTCGAGTGAGTACGGGGCGTGCGGCGACAGGCCGAGGAAGTCGTGCGGGGCGGTGCCGAGCCGGGCGATGGTCTCGCTGCGGCCGCGGCTCATCCACTCGTCGGTGAGCCAGCTCATCAGCTCCCAGTAGGCGATGCCGTGCATCTGGCCGTGTTTGAGCACCTCGAACGCCTCGGTGTCGGTGACGATGTCGCTGATGGCCGTCGTGCCGGCGGCGAGGGCGATGGCCAGGCCGTCCGCGGCCGACGCTCCCCAGTCGTGCGGCTCTTCGTAGACCACCTGGAAGGCACGTGACCAGTCCTCGAAACCGGCGTAGACGCCCTGGCCGACGTCGGCCATGCAGGTGTACTGCAGGTGCGAGTGCGCGTTGACGTGGCCGGGCATGAGCACACCCTCCCAGGCATGCTCCCCGAACTCGGTGCCGTTGCGGCGCAGGTCGCCGAGCAGCTCGGTGGCGGTTCCGACGGCGCTGATGCGCCCGTCGGTCACGAGCACGGCACCGTCGCGGATGGGTTCGCGGCTGACCGGCACCAGCCAGGGGGCTGTATGGAGTTGCGGGCGGGTGTCGGCGCGGATGCCGGTGGCCGGGAGGCCGCGGTCGTTCAGAAGATCCATAGTTCGGGCATCCGTCCGGTGAGGCTGGCGATCGTGGCGAGCAGGGCGAGGGCGAGGAAGAACCCCACCACGAGGTAGTCGACAGTGCCGAAGCGCAGCTGCCGCAGCCAGGTGCGTTTCTGGGTGCCGAAGCCGCGCAGGTCGAGGGCGTCGACGACGTCTTCGGCGTCGATGAACGAGTTGACGGTGACCGGCACCATCAGCGGCCGCAGCTGCAGCACCCGCCGGATGGGGTTGTGAGTGGGCGGCGGTTCGTAGCCGCGCAGCCGCTGCGCGGCGATGGTCTCGGCCAGGCTCGCCGAGGTGGACGGCAGGAACTTGAAGGTGAGGTCGATGCCGTAGGCGAACCGGCTGGGCATGCCGAGCCTGGCGAACGCCACGGCCAGGTCGCCGGGACGGATCGAGAAGGCCAGCGGAAAACCGGTGGCGGCGATCGCGAGGAACCGCAGGGTGAGGTTGGCGGCGTAGGAGACGCTGCCGGTGGTGACGTCGACCCCGATGAGCGGGATCGTGAACAGGGTGGCGCTCTCGGTGGAGGTGCCGGACGCCTGCGCGCCGACGATGATGCCGTTGATCCCGGCCATGATCAGCACGAACACGAGCACGAACGTCCAGTTGGAGCGCACCTCGCGGAACGGGATGCGAGCGCTGGCGTAGTAGGCGAACGCTATGACCACGAGCACCGCCATCACCCGCAGGTCGGAGACCTGCGCGGCGACGATGACGGAGAACACCGGTACGCCGATGAGCACGCGGGGGTCCCGCCGGCCGAGGAAGGATCGGCCGGCGAGATACCGCGGGGAGACCTCCACTAGCGCCCTGCGAGGTTCTGCAGGGGCTTCCAGGCCTGGTC belongs to Cryobacterium sp. SO2 and includes:
- a CDS encoding DUF4097 family beta strand repeat-containing protein, with protein sequence MGLLLLVLAFFFALSGRSGPVDLRATGSPGTNLSVQIPNAAVTLEPSTDDSVHVRMTGSFFGTEPTLTVRTEGGVTEVRGGCEAQLFSRCAISVAVQLPRVLPVTVVGENGRIAASGLTGRVTLTTTNGAIETEGTVGRVDLQTTNGDIRVRDATSKSVAAATTNGSVELTFADAPDSVDAGSTNGSITVRVPVAGVSYLVSARTTNGTVNSDAVPSDSTSRRSITAQTTNGGITVEAIG
- a CDS encoding MOSC domain-containing protein; this encodes MSEQQTGSVVAVSRDEKHRFSKPVVPSIRLLAGYGIEGDSHAGATTQHRYLIRTDPGRANLTQVHLVRSELFDELADAGFTVAAGQLGENVTTAGLDLLALPVGTRLHLGADAVVEVTGMRDPCSMIDKFQPGLKGELKSTDASGDILRRAGIMGIVVVDGTVAPGDELRVELPAGEHRPLGVV
- a CDS encoding DUF4433 domain-containing protein; this translates as MNEECIHGLDGELCALCFPPAAPVASTVPAVRAPRASRARTPEAPTALRTIAAPITTGTAKTKRHDDNVGEQRIYHLTHIRNLPGILATGRLLADSSEDWETRPVVDISSPANRDARRDARVSGPDSLAVADHVPFFLSPNALVWENIRAQSLDPRLSDDAHDAAAFDFVILVSTVKKVLDAADDAETPFAVTDGDAAFASTRFGSTTDSADRLLRTLRADLDSDTILKAELLVPGEVPFGLITLIGVANDRVRDAVKPILATLSHKPKVAVYPPWFHPTEEI
- a CDS encoding cytochrome c oxidase subunit 4; this translates as MGANVRLFWVLAGFFLVADVAYTVWNLIVYAQHVNNPGASTQTLPPVDWVGTVVLGLTFVLAAFIAFYLGRVHKAQGGELPQDNVNGNIDDDDPELGFYSPFSWWPILVAASLALVFLGLAVGVWISIIGVGVGLIALVGWTYEYYRGFFAR
- a CDS encoding cupin domain-containing protein; amino-acid sequence: MATHDLDSRLATRRTASGEFIERLERPALAIELGLEPHPEGGWYRRTWTSPVPVTLTDADGSERVRPAATLIHFLLPAGEFSAWHRVSSSEIWIWNGQGTVQLELGGVGDEPDAEVSPVVGGRLLRGERSQVIIGANVWQRTLPSDEDALVSCLVSPGFDFADFSME
- a CDS encoding amidohydrolase family protein produces the protein MDLLNDRGLPATGIRADTRPQLHTAPWLVPVSREPIRDGAVLVTDGRISAVGTATELLGDLRRNGTEFGEHAWEGVLMPGHVNAHSHLQYTCMADVGQGVYAGFEDWSRAFQVVYEEPHDWGASAADGLAIALAAGTTAISDIVTDTEAFEVLKHGQMHGIAYWELMSWLTDEWMSRGRSETIARLGTAPHDFLGLSPHAPYSLDTEVIRDLSTLSEELGVRRHMHLAESAWEAEYTLSGTGQLADQWRNWGYSEFAVLRAGGTQRRPVAYAESIGALGPDCHIAHGIYADAEDRAILRRTHTAVALCPRSNAVIGLDEAPVAAYLREGNRIAVGTDSLSSTPSLDLMGDVAALYALARAQGYAETDLHARLLHAATLGGAVAMGMETGDHRIGSLDVGALADFAVLDTLAPTAHDVVAALVEAGDGHNLATIISGDIRWQRTI
- a CDS encoding energy-coupling factor transporter transmembrane component T, coding for MEVSPRYLAGRSFLGRRDPRVLIGVPVFSVIVAAQVSDLRVMAVLVVIAFAYYASARIPFREVRSNWTFVLVFVLIMAGINGIIVGAQASGTSTESATLFTIPLIGVDVTTGSVSYAANLTLRFLAIAATGFPLAFSIRPGDLAVAFARLGMPSRFAYGIDLTFKFLPSTSASLAETIAAQRLRGYEPPPTHNPIRRVLQLRPLMVPVTVNSFIDAEDVVDALDLRGFGTQKRTWLRQLRFGTVDYLVVGFFLALALLATIASLTGRMPELWIF